Within bacterium, the genomic segment AGAGGTTCCGCGCTCGGTGAGAAGAACCTGCTCACAGCCAAACGCTTCCATCTTCCTGACGATATTTTTTGTATCCCACGGCGCAAGGAATTGCCCTTTTTTAATGTTGACGGGAAGTCCGGTTAAGGCGCAGGCTTTAAGTAAATCGGTCTGGCGGCAAAGAAAAGCGGGTATCTGTAATAAGTCAACAACATCTGCGATTTCACCTACCTGGCAAACTTCATGCACATCAGTGGTGGCCGGTAAATCAAACTCTTTTTTAATTGCAGCGATGCTGGTCATCCCTTCTTCAACCCCAATGCCGCGAAATGAATCGGAAGAGGTGCGGTTAGCTTTATCGAACGAAGCCTTAAAGATATAATTAATGCCCAATCGGTTACAAACATCCTGCATATGCCCCGCAACCGTTCGGCACAATTCCATACTCTCAAACATGCAAGGCCCCGCGATAAGCGCAAACTTAGGCCCCCCGATTTCAATTTCACGGACTTTAACTGTT encodes:
- the kdsA gene encoding 3-deoxy-8-phosphooctulonate synthase, producing MQQSVKTVKVREIEIGGPKFALIAGPCMFESMELCRTVAGHMQDVCNRLGINYIFKASFDKANRTSSDSFRGIGVEEGMTSIAAIKKEFDLPATTDVHEVCQVGEIADVVDLLQIPAFLCRQTDLLKACALTGLPVNIKKGQFLAPWDTKNIVRKMEAFGCEQVLLTERGTSFGYNTLVVDMSGLPIMRSYGYPIVFDATHSVQQPGGAGTASGGNREAIPYLARAAMAVGIDAMFMEVHPEPEKGLSDSASMFPLAEVEPLLKQLLAIRSVIQI